DNA from Polaribacter sp. NJDZ03:
TTAGCATTGAACTGAATAGGATTTCTAGCTCTGTTATTCCATTCTAAAATCCAAGTTCTATTTCTAGCCTCTAGGTAGTTTTGAGAATAATAACCTTCTGGTTTCGCTACGGAGGCTAAAAAGGCATTAAAACCAGGGTCTATAATAATTACTTCGTATTCTAAACTATCATTTGCAATAACAACAGGTTTTTCTTCTGTAGTTGTATTCTTTTTTATGGGTGATGAACCACAAGCATAAAGAAACAATCCAAAAGAAAAAAGAATAAGAAGTTGTTTTAATAGTTTCATAATCAATCATTTTAATTAGAGTAAAGTTGCGAAAAATATTCTAAAATAGGTTGGTTTTTAATTGATTTAACATTAATTTTCAACCTTAATAAAAAATAAATGAAACAAAGATGCTTTTGGGTAACAGACAGTGACTTATATAAAAAATATCATGATGAAGAGTGGGGAGTACCCGTTTATGATGATAATATTTTATTTGAGTTTCTTATATTAGAAACCTTTCAAGCGGGTTTAAGTTGGATTACAATTTTGAATAAAAGAGAAAATTTTAGAGTTGCTTTTGATCAATTCGATTATAAAAAAATTGCAACTTACTCCGAAAGTAAATATGAATCTTTACTACTAGATTCTGGAATTATTAGAAATAAACTTAAAATTAAAAGTGCCATTACAAATGCACAATTATTTATAGAAATTCAAGAAGAGTTTGGATCTTTTTCTAAATTTATTTGGTCTTACGTTAATAACAAACCAATTATTAATAAGTTCGATAATAGAGAAGAAGTACCGGCAACAACAGCGCTATCAGATAAAATTTCTAAAGACTTAAAGAAGAGAGGTTTTATATTTGTAGGATCTACTGTAATATATGCGTACATGCAAGCTGTTGGTCTGGTAAATGACCACACCACAGATTGTTTTAAATGTCCATTAAAATGAAGTTACTAGAGATTCCAAAAGAAGATCTAAAAAAAATAATTTCTGTTTTTAATAGAAAAATAGGGTTATTTATTTTTTTTGTATTTGTTTTATTTTTTGATAGTAGCTTTTTTTCTGAAAAAGTATCGAATTCTCAAATTACAATTAACTTAATAATGTTTGCGGGTTTTATTGCCCTGTACTTTAGATCTACTCCACGCGTAAAAGAATTAATGCTGTATGCTGTGTTTTTAGGAATTGGTGGAGAATACCTGTTTTCTAGAGGATTACAAATGTATACCTATAGATTAGAAAACGTGCCTTTATATG
Protein-coding regions in this window:
- a CDS encoding DUF6146 family protein: MKLLKQLLILFSFGLFLYACGSSPIKKNTTTEEKPVVIANDSLEYEVIIIDPGFNAFLASVAKPEGYYSQNYLEARNRTWILEWNNRARNPIQFNANIYENIVDYQSTIDYGYEVNYKLFNYFLFAQQKYKMSLGGGFSSRIR
- a CDS encoding DNA-3-methyladenine glycosylase I, which gives rise to MKQRCFWVTDSDLYKKYHDEEWGVPVYDDNILFEFLILETFQAGLSWITILNKRENFRVAFDQFDYKKIATYSESKYESLLLDSGIIRNKLKIKSAITNAQLFIEIQEEFGSFSKFIWSYVNNKPIINKFDNREEVPATTALSDKISKDLKKRGFIFVGSTVIYAYMQAVGLVNDHTTDCFKCPLK